In one window of Mesorhizobium sp. B2-1-1 DNA:
- a CDS encoding acetyl-CoA acetyltransferase — translation MTACIVGWAHSRFGKLEGETLESLIVKVATEALDHAGIGPDDVDEIVLGHFNAGFSAQDFTASLVLQADDRLRFKPATRVENACATGSAAVRQGIRAIDANAARIVLVVGAEQMTTTPGPEIGRNLLKASYLPEDGDTPAGFAGVFGKIAQAYFQRYGDQSDALAMIAAKNHKNGVDNPYAQMRKDFGYEFCRQESEKNPFVAGPLKRTDCSLVSDGAAALVLTDTATALKMRRAVTFRANEHVQDFLPMSKRDILTFEGCEQAWSRALRNAGVTLDDLSFVETHDCFTIAELIEYEAMGLAKPGEGARLALDGTTAKDGRLPVNPSGGLKAKGHPIGATGVSMHVLSAMQLVGEAGGIQVPNAKLGGIFNMGGAAVANYVSILDRIR, via the coding sequence ATGACCGCATGCATCGTTGGCTGGGCGCATTCGCGCTTCGGCAAGCTTGAAGGCGAAACATTGGAGAGCCTGATCGTCAAAGTGGCAACCGAGGCGCTCGACCATGCCGGCATTGGCCCGGACGACGTCGACGAGATCGTGCTCGGACATTTCAACGCCGGCTTTTCCGCACAGGATTTCACCGCCAGCCTTGTCCTCCAGGCCGACGACCGGCTGCGCTTCAAGCCGGCGACGCGCGTCGAGAACGCCTGCGCCACCGGTTCGGCCGCTGTCCGGCAAGGCATCCGCGCCATCGATGCCAATGCCGCCCGCATCGTGCTGGTGGTCGGCGCCGAGCAGATGACGACGACGCCTGGCCCCGAGATCGGCAGGAACCTGCTGAAAGCCTCCTATTTGCCCGAGGATGGCGACACGCCGGCCGGCTTTGCCGGCGTCTTCGGCAAGATCGCACAAGCCTATTTCCAGCGCTACGGCGATCAGTCGGATGCGCTTGCCATGATCGCCGCCAAGAATCACAAGAACGGCGTCGACAATCCCTATGCGCAGATGCGCAAGGATTTCGGCTACGAATTCTGCCGCCAGGAGAGCGAGAAGAACCCCTTCGTCGCTGGCCCGCTGAAGCGCACCGACTGCTCGCTTGTCTCCGACGGTGCCGCCGCTCTCGTCCTCACCGACACAGCGACGGCACTGAAGATGCGCCGCGCCGTCACCTTCCGCGCCAATGAGCACGTGCAGGATTTCCTGCCGATGTCGAAGCGCGACATCCTGACCTTCGAAGGCTGCGAGCAGGCCTGGAGCCGGGCGCTCAGGAATGCCGGCGTGACGCTTGATGATCTCTCCTTCGTCGAGACGCATGACTGCTTCACCATCGCCGAATTGATCGAGTATGAAGCCATGGGCCTGGCGAAGCCCGGGGAGGGCGCGAGGCTGGCGCTGGACGGCACGACCGCAAAGGACGGACGGCTGCCGGTCAACCCGTCCGGCGGCCTGAAGGCGAAGGGTCATCCGATCGGCGCCACCGGCGTGTCGATGCATGTGCTGAGCGCCATGCAGCTCGTCGGCGAGGCAGGCGGCATCCAGGTGCCCAACGCCAAGCTCGGCGGCATCTTCAATATGGGCGGCGCGGCGGTCGCCAATTACGTTTCCATTCTCGATCGGATTCGGTAA
- the betI gene encoding choline-responsive transcriptional repressor BetI — protein sequence MPKVGMEPLRRKALIDATISAIGERGSLDVTMSEIAGRAGVSSALAHHYFGAKDELLFATMRHILAELTTDMRRALQSAGSPRERVSAVVAVNFSDIQFRAETIAAWLAFYVEAQKSAALRRLLRIYARRLHSNLMSGLAGILSRAEADRVAEVTAAMIDGLYIRRALKDGVPDAATAIALVEDYLETKLSGRQTQ from the coding sequence ATGCCGAAAGTCGGAATGGAGCCACTGCGGCGTAAAGCGCTCATCGACGCGACGATCTCGGCGATCGGCGAGCGCGGCTCGCTTGACGTGACGATGTCGGAGATCGCCGGGCGCGCCGGCGTGTCGTCGGCGCTGGCCCATCACTATTTCGGCGCCAAGGATGAGCTGCTGTTCGCGACGATGCGGCATATCCTGGCCGAACTGACCACGGACATGCGGCGCGCGCTTCAATCCGCCGGTTCCCCACGCGAGCGCGTCTCGGCGGTCGTGGCCGTCAATTTCTCCGACATCCAGTTCCGGGCCGAAACGATCGCCGCCTGGCTCGCCTTCTATGTCGAGGCGCAGAAATCGGCTGCGTTGCGCCGGCTGCTCAGGATTTATGCGCGACGGCTGCATTCGAACCTGATGAGCGGGCTGGCCGGCATCCTGTCCCGAGCCGAGGCCGACCGCGTCGCCGAAGTGACGGCGGCGATGATCGACGGGCTGTACATCAGGCGCGCGCTTAAGGACGGCGTGCCCGATGCCGCGACCGCGATCGCATTGGTCGAGGACTATCTCGAAACGAAACTCAGCGGACGGCAGACGCAGTGA
- the betC gene encoding choline-sulfatase — protein sequence MTRKHPNFLIVMVDQLNGTFFPDGPADFLHAPHLKALAARSARFRNNYTGSPLCAPGRASFMSGQLPSRTGVYDNAAEFASSIPTFAHHLRAAGYHTCLSGKMHFVGPDQLHGFEERLTTDIYPADFGWTPDYRKPGERIDWWYHNLGSVTGAGIAETTNQMEYDDEVVFLATQKLYQLSREQDDEERRPWCLTVSLSHPHDPYVTRKQYWDLYENCKALDPETNFIAYDEQDTHSQRLYVASDYPSFQITPEQVRRSRRGYFANISYVDDKLGELLDVLKRTRMLDNTTILFCSDHGDMLGERGLWFKMSFFEGSARVPLMIAGRGVAAGLIEAPVSNLDVTPTLCELAGIDIDAVAPWTDGQSLLPLIDGERRSAPVLMEYAAEGSYAPLVAIREGRYKFVHCELDAPQLFDLQSDPLERENLAADPANEPLVAAFMDKVRARWDMAAFDAAVRESQARRWVVYRALRNGAYYPWDFQPLQKASERYMRNHMNLDTLEESKRYPRGE from the coding sequence GTGACACGCAAGCACCCTAACTTCCTGATCGTCATGGTCGATCAGCTCAACGGAACTTTCTTTCCGGACGGGCCGGCTGACTTCCTGCACGCGCCGCATCTGAAGGCGTTGGCCGCCCGCTCGGCGCGCTTCCGCAACAATTACACCGGCTCGCCGCTCTGTGCGCCGGGCCGTGCCTCGTTCATGAGCGGCCAGTTGCCGTCGCGCACCGGAGTCTATGACAACGCCGCCGAGTTCGCCTCGTCGATCCCGACCTTCGCTCATCATCTGCGCGCCGCCGGCTACCATACTTGCCTGTCGGGCAAGATGCACTTCGTCGGGCCGGACCAGTTGCACGGCTTCGAGGAACGGCTGACCACGGACATCTACCCCGCCGATTTCGGTTGGACGCCGGATTATCGTAAGCCCGGCGAGCGCATCGACTGGTGGTATCACAATCTGGGTTCGGTGACCGGGGCCGGCATTGCGGAAACCACCAACCAGATGGAATATGACGACGAGGTCGTGTTCCTCGCCACGCAGAAGCTCTACCAGCTTTCGCGGGAGCAGGATGATGAGGAGCGCCGGCCCTGGTGCCTGACCGTTTCGCTGTCACATCCGCACGACCCCTATGTCACGCGCAAGCAGTACTGGGATCTCTACGAAAATTGCAAGGCGCTCGACCCGGAAACCAATTTCATTGCGTATGACGAACAGGATACGCATTCGCAGCGGCTGTATGTCGCCAGCGATTATCCGTCGTTCCAGATCACCCCTGAGCAGGTGCGCCGTTCGCGGCGTGGCTATTTCGCCAATATTTCCTATGTCGACGACAAGCTCGGCGAGCTCCTGGACGTCCTCAAGCGGACGCGCATGCTTGACAACACCACCATCCTGTTCTGCTCCGACCATGGCGACATGCTCGGCGAGCGCGGCCTGTGGTTCAAGATGAGCTTCTTCGAGGGCTCGGCGCGGGTGCCGCTGATGATTGCCGGCAGGGGCGTTGCGGCCGGGCTGATCGAAGCGCCGGTTTCCAATCTCGACGTGACGCCGACGCTTTGCGAACTCGCTGGCATCGACATCGATGCCGTCGCGCCATGGACCGATGGCCAATCGCTGCTGCCTCTGATCGACGGTGAGCGGCGCAGCGCGCCTGTGCTGATGGAATATGCGGCTGAGGGTTCATACGCGCCTCTGGTGGCTATCCGCGAGGGCCGATACAAGTTCGTCCATTGCGAGCTCGATGCGCCGCAACTGTTCGATCTCCAATCCGACCCGCTGGAGCGGGAAAACCTCGCGGCCGATCCGGCCAACGAACCGCTGGTCGCGGCGTTCATGGACAAGGTGCGGGCGCGCTGGGACATGGCCGCTTTCGACGCTGCGGTGCGCGAAAGCCAGGCGCGCCGCTGGGTCGTCTATCGGGCGCTGCGCAACGGCGCCTACTACCCCTGGGATTTCCAGCCGCTGCAGAAAGCGTCCGAGCGCTACATGCGCAACCACATGAACCTCGACACTCTCGAGGAGAGCAAGCGGTATCCTCGAGGCGAATGA
- a CDS encoding threonine/serine dehydratase: protein MMTTLVPSLDHLKQAYAVTAKATQITPLLESAALARETGAARVFVKAESLQWAGSFKVRGAYWRLKRLSPDEAKKGVVAYSSGNFAQGLAAAGQALGIPVTIVMPIDAPAAKRDATAGYGARVVLTDHGERAREEVAAAKAREIAETEGLTLLHPFDDPEIVAGQAGAGLEALEQLSAKGAKADVLFCSVGGGGLIGGVSLAFHYLSPATEIIGVEPEGFNGMGASLAHGSIETMPLAPNSICDGLMSRRPGDAPFAAVRTAGVRGITVDDALVRRAMKIAFERMKLVLEPSGAASLAALLGGKVDVAGKTVLVVATGGNVSLADFITHMNDGRI from the coding sequence ATGATGACTACGCTTGTCCCCTCACTCGACCACCTGAAGCAAGCCTATGCGGTCACCGCCAAGGCGACGCAGATCACGCCGCTGCTGGAATCGGCGGCGCTCGCCAGGGAAACCGGCGCCGCTCGCGTCTTCGTCAAGGCGGAATCGCTGCAATGGGCGGGATCGTTCAAGGTTCGGGGCGCCTATTGGCGGCTGAAGCGGCTGTCGCCCGACGAAGCCAAGAAGGGCGTCGTCGCTTATTCTTCCGGCAATTTTGCGCAAGGACTGGCGGCTGCGGGCCAGGCGCTCGGCATTCCCGTCACCATCGTCATGCCGATCGACGCGCCGGCCGCCAAGCGCGACGCCACAGCAGGCTACGGCGCGCGCGTGGTGCTTACCGATCACGGCGAGCGCGCGCGTGAGGAAGTCGCCGCCGCCAAGGCGCGCGAGATCGCCGAGACCGAAGGGCTGACATTGCTGCATCCCTTCGACGATCCGGAAATCGTCGCCGGCCAGGCAGGTGCCGGGCTGGAGGCGCTGGAGCAGCTTTCTGCCAAGGGCGCGAAGGCGGACGTGCTGTTCTGCTCGGTCGGCGGCGGCGGCCTGATCGGCGGCGTTTCGCTCGCTTTCCACTACCTGTCGCCGGCCACGGAAATCATCGGCGTCGAGCCCGAAGGTTTCAACGGCATGGGCGCCTCGCTGGCGCATGGCAGCATCGAGACCATGCCGCTCGCCCCGAATTCGATCTGTGACGGGCTGATGTCACGGCGGCCCGGCGACGCGCCGTTCGCGGCGGTCAGAACCGCCGGCGTTCGCGGCATCACTGTCGACGACGCCTTGGTGCGGCGGGCAATGAAAATCGCCTTCGAGCGGATGAAGCTGGTGCTTGAGCCGTCCGGAGCTGCCTCGCTGGCGGCACTGCTCGGCGGCAAGGTGGATGTGGCCGGCAAGACCGTCCTTGTGGTGGCTACCGGCGGCAATGTCTCGCTCGCCGATTTCATCACGCATATGAACGATGGGCGCATATGA
- the betA gene encoding choline dehydrogenase: MLEADFVIIGSGSAGSAMAYRLSEDGKHSVIVIEFGGSDIGPLIQMPSALSIPLNMSLYDWGFASEPEPHLGGRVLATPRGKVIGGSSSINGMVYVRGHARDFDHWAEQGAAGWGFADVLPYFKRVEDADGGEDGWRGHGGPLHVRRGTRKNPLYGAFVEAGRQAGFELTDDYNGSRQEGFGPMEQTIFGGRRWSAASAYLRPALRRKNVSLVKGFARRVIIENQRAIGVEIEARKQIQVVKARREVIVAASSINSPKILMLSGIGPAEHLRENGIAVVADRPGVGRNLQDHLELYIQQESTKPITLNSVLNPFSKAMIGAQWLFFKTGLGATNHFEAAAFVRSRAGVDYPDIQYHFIPAAVRYDGKAAAKSHGFQAHVGPMRSKSRGSVTLRSPDPNSKPVIHFNYMSHPDDWSEFRHCIRLTREIFGQKAFDGFRGQEISPGSHVQSDDDLDIFIRDHAESAYHPCGTCRMGRADEVTSVVDPECRVIGVEGLRVADSSIFPRVTNGNLNAPSIMTGEKASDHILGRTPLAPSNQEPWINPRWQASDR; this comes from the coding sequence ATGCTTGAAGCGGATTTCGTCATCATCGGCTCCGGCTCCGCCGGCTCGGCCATGGCCTATCGCCTGTCGGAGGATGGCAAGCACTCGGTCATCGTTATCGAATTCGGCGGCTCCGATATCGGGCCGCTGATCCAGATGCCATCGGCGCTGTCGATCCCGCTCAATATGAGCCTCTACGACTGGGGTTTTGCCAGCGAGCCCGAGCCGCATCTCGGCGGCCGCGTGCTGGCGACGCCGCGCGGCAAGGTGATCGGAGGCTCGTCCTCGATCAACGGCATGGTCTATGTGCGCGGCCACGCCCGCGACTTCGACCACTGGGCCGAACAGGGAGCCGCCGGCTGGGGTTTTGCAGACGTGCTTCCCTATTTCAAGCGCGTGGAAGATGCGGATGGCGGCGAGGACGGCTGGCGGGGCCATGGCGGGCCGCTGCACGTGCGACGCGGCACGCGGAAAAATCCGCTCTATGGCGCCTTCGTCGAAGCGGGCCGCCAGGCCGGCTTCGAACTGACCGACGACTATAACGGCTCCAGGCAAGAGGGGTTCGGCCCGATGGAGCAGACCATTTTCGGCGGCCGCCGCTGGTCGGCGGCATCAGCCTATCTGAGGCCGGCGCTCAGGCGCAAAAACGTAAGCCTGGTCAAGGGCTTTGCGCGACGGGTGATCATCGAGAATCAACGCGCCATCGGGGTCGAAATCGAAGCTCGCAAACAGATTCAAGTCGTTAAGGCGCGACGTGAGGTGATCGTCGCGGCATCGTCGATCAATTCGCCGAAAATCCTGATGCTGTCGGGCATCGGGCCTGCGGAACATCTCAGGGAAAACGGCATCGCGGTGGTGGCCGATAGACCCGGCGTCGGCCGCAACCTGCAGGACCATCTGGAACTTTATATCCAGCAGGAATCGACAAAGCCGATCACGCTGAATTCGGTGCTCAACCCGTTTTCCAAGGCGATGATCGGGGCGCAGTGGCTGTTCTTCAAGACCGGCCTTGGCGCCACCAATCATTTTGAGGCGGCGGCCTTCGTGCGCTCGCGCGCCGGGGTCGACTATCCTGATATCCAGTACCACTTCATCCCGGCGGCGGTGCGCTATGACGGCAAGGCGGCGGCGAAGTCGCATGGTTTTCAGGCGCATGTCGGGCCAATGCGCTCGAAGTCGCGCGGCTCGGTGACGCTGCGCTCGCCGGATCCGAATTCGAAACCGGTGATCCACTTCAACTACATGTCGCATCCCGACGACTGGAGCGAGTTCCGCCACTGCATCAGGCTGACGCGCGAGATTTTCGGCCAGAAGGCCTTCGACGGCTTCCGCGGCCAGGAAATTTCGCCCGGCAGCCACGTGCAATCGGACGACGACCTCGACATCTTCATCAGGGATCACGCCGAAAGCGCCTATCATCCCTGCGGCACCTGCCGGATGGGCCGCGCCGACGAGGTCACGAGCGTCGTCGATCCGGAATGCCGCGTGATCGGCGTCGAGGGCCTGCGGGTAGCCGATTCCTCTATCTTCCCGCGCGTCACCAACGGCAACCTCAACGCGCCGTCGATCATGACTGGCGAGAAGGCTTCCGACCACATTCTCGGCCGCACGCCGCTGGCGCCTTCCAACCAGGAACCATGGATCAATCCCCGCTGGCAGGCGTCCGACAGATAG
- the betB gene encoding betaine-aldehyde dehydrogenase: MRAQPTASHYVNGRYIDDEQGAPLPVIYPATGETIALLRSATPNVLELAIEAARAAQPAWARLKPVERGRILRRAADILRARNADLARLETLDTGKAIQETLVADAPSAADCLEYFGGAVAAYNGEAVDLGGAFAYTRREALGVCVGIGAWNYPIQIAGWKSAPALAMGNAMVFKPSENTPLSALALAEIYSEAGLPDGLFNVVQGYGDVGASLVSHDVVAKVSVTGSVPTGRKVLSLAGSKMKHATMELGGKSPLIVFDDADLENAVGGAMLGNFYSTGQICSNGTRVFVQKGIHDRFVDRLVERTKKIRIGDPLDAETQMGPLVSKAQQEKVVSYIAAGKQEGATLACGGNVPSLQGFEGGFFVEPTVFTGVSDSMRIAREEIFGPVMSVLKFDGEDEVVERANDTEFGLAAGVFTRDLPRAHRVIAELQAGTCWINAYNLTPVEIPFGGIKQSGIGRENSLAALALYSQMKAVYVETGDVVSPY; the protein is encoded by the coding sequence ATGCGCGCCCAGCCAACGGCATCGCACTATGTCAACGGACGCTACATAGACGACGAGCAAGGCGCGCCACTGCCGGTCATCTATCCGGCAACCGGCGAGACCATCGCCCTGCTGCGCTCGGCGACGCCGAACGTGCTGGAACTCGCCATCGAGGCTGCGCGTGCCGCGCAACCGGCTTGGGCGCGGCTGAAGCCGGTGGAGCGCGGCCGCATCCTGCGCCGCGCCGCCGACATCTTGCGCGCCCGCAACGCCGATCTTGCCCGCCTCGAGACGCTCGACACCGGTAAGGCGATTCAGGAAACGCTGGTGGCGGATGCGCCATCGGCCGCGGATTGCCTGGAATATTTCGGCGGCGCGGTTGCAGCTTACAATGGCGAGGCTGTCGATTTGGGCGGGGCCTTCGCCTACACGCGGCGCGAGGCGCTCGGCGTTTGCGTCGGCATAGGCGCCTGGAACTATCCAATCCAGATCGCCGGCTGGAAATCCGCGCCCGCGCTCGCCATGGGCAACGCCATGGTGTTCAAACCATCGGAAAACACGCCATTGTCGGCATTGGCCCTGGCCGAGATCTACAGCGAGGCAGGCCTGCCCGACGGGCTGTTCAACGTCGTGCAAGGCTATGGCGATGTCGGCGCCAGCCTGGTCAGCCACGATGTCGTGGCCAAGGTGTCGGTGACCGGCTCGGTGCCGACCGGCCGCAAGGTGCTGTCGCTCGCCGGCTCGAAGATGAAGCACGCGACGATGGAACTCGGCGGCAAGTCGCCGCTGATCGTCTTCGACGACGCCGATCTCGAGAATGCCGTCGGCGGCGCCATGCTCGGCAATTTCTATTCGACGGGGCAGATCTGCTCCAACGGCACACGCGTCTTCGTCCAGAAGGGCATCCATGACCGCTTCGTCGACCGGCTCGTCGAGCGAACCAAGAAGATCCGCATCGGCGACCCACTCGATGCCGAAACCCAGATGGGGCCGCTGGTCAGCAAGGCACAGCAGGAGAAGGTCGTCTCCTACATCGCGGCGGGCAAGCAAGAAGGCGCCACGCTCGCCTGCGGTGGCAACGTGCCTTCGCTGCAAGGTTTTGAAGGCGGCTTCTTCGTCGAGCCGACGGTGTTCACCGGGGTGAGCGACAGCATGCGCATCGCGCGCGAAGAAATCTTTGGGCCTGTCATGAGCGTGCTGAAATTCGACGGCGAGGACGAGGTGGTCGAGCGCGCCAACGACACGGAGTTCGGCCTCGCGGCCGGCGTGTTCACGCGCGACCTGCCGCGCGCGCACCGTGTCATCGCCGAGCTGCAGGCCGGCACGTGCTGGATCAACGCCTACAACCTGACCCCGGTCGAAATCCCCTTCGGCGGTATCAAGCAATCCGGCATCGGGCGAGAAAATTCACTGGCCGCGCTGGCGCTCTATTCGCAGATGAAGGCGGTTTATGTCGAGACCGGGGATGTGGTCAGCCCGTATTGA